CGTGGCAACCCAGCCCAGGGCAAAAATATCCACCACGACGACTGACCACAGGTTTTCACTGATGGCCAGCACGATGCTGGGTATGGCTGTTGCGCCACCAAGTGCGAGTACAAAAAACAGGATGGCCGACAGAACCTGCTCACGCCACTGGTGGGTTTCCCCAGGTGCCGAAGAGCTAACCATGAAATTACTGCGGATGAATTGAAAAACAGTCACAAATCCTGTCCTTCTGCAATCACATCACGAAACGGGCCAGACCAGATTTAGCGGCCAGAAAGGTAATAATATACCAACATTTATCGATTCAAACAGAAATTGCGGCCTTGCTCGCAAAAAGCGACAAATGACTTTACACAAGGCAACAATATGGCTGTTTGGCAGGCTGGTTGATCAACAAACTGATCAATCAGTGCCTGACAATCCCGACTAATCTACGTTTTTGCCCGCAGACGCACACCACAGGGCAAACCATTGTTCACGGCTGAGTTTGATGGCAGTAGCATTGACTGCATCTTCAATCGCGGCGATACGGCCTGAACCTGTCAGCACCAGTGGCCGGGATGGATGTTGCAAAATCCAGGCAAGGGCAATGGTACTGGGGCTGCTATCAAGCTCTGCAGCAATGCGGGCCAGCACAGTGCTGATACGCTGGCCACGTTCGTCCTGCTCATGCAGGGGACGGAACAGGCTGCCACCGCCAAGGGCCGACCAGATCATCGGTGCAATGCGCAGGCGCTGACACAAATCCAGCGTGCCATCGTGCAGGGGCTGCATATGCAGCAGCGATAATTCAACCTGATTGGTCACCAGCGGGAAGCGGGATGCCAGCAATTCAAATTGACTGTTGGTGAAATTTGACACGCCAAAATGCCTGACCTTGCCACTGTCCTGCAGGTGCTGGAAGGCACCGGCGATTTCATCGGCATCCATGAGCGGATCTGGCCTGTGTATCAGCAATAGATTAAGCTGTTCTATTTGCATCGCACGCAATGATTGTTCTGCCGACGCAATGATGTGTGCGGCACTGGTATCGTAATGCTGCATGCCATGGGCAGGGCGATTATCAGACACCAGCTTGATGCCACATTTGCTGACGAACTGGAACTTGTCACGCAGATGCGGTGCCAGCGCTATCGCCTCACCGAGCAATTGCTCGCTCTCATAATTGCCATAGATATCTGCCTGGTCTATGGTGTTAATGCCAAGCGCCAGCGCCTTCTCAAGAAAAGTCACTCTTTGCTGTGCTGTCATCTGCCAACTGGCGAGCCGCCACAGGCCAAGTACGATGCGGGAAAATTCAGGGCCATTTGGAGCGATAGGGGCAATCTGTAAATGTGGGGTCATGCTATTTGTCATTGTTGTGTCAGTGCCTGGAAAGTAGAGATCAGATCATCACGCGTGGTGTAGCCAGAAGCGAGCATGTGTAGAGCACCTTCATGCACGAGCAAGAGCGCCGGAAAGCCTCGTATTCCCCAGTTTTTTGCCTGCTCAAAATGCTCGCGGGCATCTGACATGGCCATGGGTGACACCAGGGTTTCGGCAAAGCTGGCCACATCAAAACTGCCCTCACCTTCGACCTTGTTCATCGCAGCGACGGCAAGTTCAGACAAGACTGCCGGATCACGCACATCACGCCCTTGCGCATAAAAACCATGCTGTACCGCATGGAAGACGGCCAGTGCAGATCGCCCGGTATCATCGTCAGTCAGCGTGCGCGCAGTCACCACTGCACGGCAGGCTGGTTCGGTGTCATACACAAAGCCGGGCTGTGGCATGGCACTATCGCTAAAAGGCAGGCCACTACGTTCTGCTACCTGCTGCCAGTGCCCCATGATGGAAGTGCGCGTAGCATCATCCAGCACTTGTTTGTTATAGGCGCGCAAACCGCCCATAATCAAATCAATTTTGGCATGCGGCACAGTATCAAGAAAAGCCAGCAATTCTGGCCCGAACCCATAGCACCAGGAACACATGGGGTCGGCGACATAAATCAGTTGCGTCATAAAGCAATCTCAACGTATCAGTATTGATTTGCCATTGTATAGAAACTTGGGATTGACTGTCGCCTGCGATTTTGCAGGGTGCGCTGTGCGCACCTGCCTGCCTATATTTGCACGCATGGATTTACACGCGTGACTACGGTGTGCACGGCGCACCCTGCTAAACTACGCGGGGTAAAGGGCACCTAAAATTCGCCCGCCAGCGGCCCCCGTCACATCCGCCAGATTGCCCGGCAAACGCAGGCAAAAGCGCTGTGCCAGCCAGGCGAAGGCCAGGGCCTCTACCTGTTCAGGTGCGACACCGAGCACCGCAGTGCTGCTGACAACGGCAGGGCAGGATTGCGCTGCCAGAAGAGCCTGCAAGCGCTGCATGAGCTGGTGATTGAGAGCACCACCACCGCAGACATAAACATGGGCGGCATCGGCAGCATGGCGGGCAATATCATTAGCCAGCGTCAATGCGGTAAACTCACATAAAGTTGCCTGCACATCGACAGGCGATGCAGCCTCGAATCCCTCCAGCTTGCCTTGCAGCCATGCGGGATGAAACAAATCACGCCCCGTGCTTTTGGGTGGTGGCATCCGCAGATAAGCTTCGTCCATCAGGCTTTCCAGGAGGGTTGGTATGACTGCGCCCTGTGCTGCCCAGTCACCATTGGCATCATAGCTTTTACCCTGATGTTGCAGCACCCAGGCATCCATCAATACATTGCCGGGGCCGGTATCAAAACCACGGGTACTGCCATCTGCCGCGAGCACGCTGATATTGCTGATGCCGCCGATATTGGCAACCACGCTGGAAGCACCCGCGCGGCCAAATACGGCACGGTGAAAGGCGGGCACCAAGGGTGCGCCCTGACCTCCGGCGGCGACATCACGGCTGCGGAAGTCAGCGATAACATCTATCCCCGTCAACTCTGCCAGCAAAGAAGGGTTATTGGTCTGACGGGTGTAGCCTAGCTCTGGCCTGTGCCGGATAGTCTGGCCATGCGCACCTATGGCATGCACAGTTTGCTCCGGCGCACATGCCTGCAGCTTTTTGACGCAAGCGGCATAGGTGCTGGCGAGTGCATTTGCCAGCAGTGCCTCATGATGCAGTTCATTGTCACTGGCCTGCTGCAGGCGCATGGCTTGCTGGCGCAAGTCTGGGTCAAAGGGGATATAGGCAGTTGCAATGATCTGCATGCCTGGATCAACTCCATCGGCTTCATCAACTGGATCAGGCAGACGCACCATGACACCATCCACGCCATCGAGGCTGGTGCCTGACATCAGGCCTATATAGATGTTTGCCGTATTGTGTTGATTGTGCAGCATGCTGATTCCACCTGTATGTTGATCTGCATGAGTATAGAAGAATCAATTGAGTATTACAGCGTCTTGCAAAAAATTCTGTTGTCGACTTCTTCGTTTTCCATGCGGAAGACGGTGGCACCTATGTCGGCATAACCAGTACCTGGATAAAAGCGCAGGGCTTTGTCGTTACCGACCCAGGCTGTCAGCCACAGTTGCTGTAC
This is a stretch of genomic DNA from Undibacterium sp. KW1. It encodes these proteins:
- a CDS encoding aldo/keto reductase family oxidoreductase, whose amino-acid sequence is MTPHLQIAPIAPNGPEFSRIVLGLWRLASWQMTAQQRVTFLEKALALGINTIDQADIYGNYESEQLLGEAIALAPHLRDKFQFVSKCGIKLVSDNRPAHGMQHYDTSAAHIIASAEQSLRAMQIEQLNLLLIHRPDPLMDADEIAGAFQHLQDSGKVRHFGVSNFTNSQFELLASRFPLVTNQVELSLLHMQPLHDGTLDLCQRLRIAPMIWSALGGGSLFRPLHEQDERGQRISTVLARIAAELDSSPSTIALAWILQHPSRPLVLTGSGRIAAIEDAVNATAIKLSREQWFALWCASAGKNVD
- a CDS encoding DsbA family protein, which produces MTQLIYVADPMCSWCYGFGPELLAFLDTVPHAKIDLIMGGLRAYNKQVLDDATRTSIMGHWQQVAERSGLPFSDSAMPQPGFVYDTEPACRAVVTARTLTDDDTGRSALAVFHAVQHGFYAQGRDVRDPAVLSELAVAAMNKVEGEGSFDVASFAETLVSPMAMSDAREHFEQAKNWGIRGFPALLLVHEGALHMLASGYTTRDDLISTFQALTQQ
- a CDS encoding anhydro-N-acetylmuramic acid kinase, whose product is MLHNQHNTANIYIGLMSGTSLDGVDGVMVRLPDPVDEADGVDPGMQIIATAYIPFDPDLRQQAMRLQQASDNELHHEALLANALASTYAACVKKLQACAPEQTVHAIGAHGQTIRHRPELGYTRQTNNPSLLAELTGIDVIADFRSRDVAAGGQGAPLVPAFHRAVFGRAGASSVVANIGGISNISVLAADGSTRGFDTGPGNVLMDAWVLQHQGKSYDANGDWAAQGAVIPTLLESLMDEAYLRMPPPKSTGRDLFHPAWLQGKLEGFEAASPVDVQATLCEFTALTLANDIARHAADAAHVYVCGGGALNHQLMQRLQALLAAQSCPAVVSSTAVLGVAPEQVEALAFAWLAQRFCLRLPGNLADVTGAAGGRILGALYPA